The Pseudomonadota bacterium genome has a window encoding:
- the lptC gene encoding LPS export ABC transporter periplasmic protein LptC, which yields MTQRAEQQRTRRQVFAAPGSRHDAIVRFLRVSLPAAIGALFAFLALAPLVQRSELSFLLDKDTVEIASERMRVTDALYRGKDSRGRPFSLKAGKAVQRSSDVPIVELDDLTARILLESGPGTLDANEGVYDMEAETVRIDGPIRFNAANGYRMVTRDVDVDLKGRTLQSRGAVSGRTAVGTFSADQLRADLEQRTVTLIGNARMRIEQGKLR from the coding sequence ATGACCCAAAGGGCAGAGCAGCAACGTACCAGACGGCAGGTCTTTGCCGCCCCGGGCAGTCGTCACGACGCTATTGTCCGGTTTTTGCGCGTCTCGCTACCCGCCGCCATTGGCGCGCTGTTCGCCTTTCTCGCGCTGGCACCGCTGGTGCAGCGATCGGAGCTCAGCTTCCTGCTCGACAAGGATACGGTCGAGATTGCCAGCGAGCGGATGCGTGTCACCGATGCGCTATATCGCGGCAAGGACAGCAGGGGGCGCCCTTTTTCGCTCAAGGCCGGCAAGGCGGTGCAGCGGAGCTCCGATGTCCCGATAGTCGAGCTCGATGATCTGACCGCACGCATCCTGCTGGAATCGGGGCCGGGTACGCTCGATGCCAATGAGGGCGTCTATGACATGGAGGCGGAGACGGTGCGCATCGACGGGCCTATCCGCTTCAACGCCGCCAATGGCTACCGTATGGTGACCCGCGACGTTGATGTTGATTTGAAGGGACGAACGCTGCAAAGCAGAGGTGCGGTCAGTGGGCGAACCGCGGTCGGCACCTTCAGTGCCGACCAGTTGCGTGCCGATCTCGAACAACGCACGGTGACGCTGATCGGCAATGCCCGCATGCGGATAGAGCAAGGGAAGTTGCGATGA
- a CDS encoding ribonuclease D produces the protein MAVYLHEEDIPADALGDGALAVDTETMGLNTPRDRLCLVQISDGGDDEHLVRFTPDSDYAAPNLKAVLADPGRIKLYHFGRFDLAAIKYYLGVMAEPVFCTKIASRLVRTYTDRHGLKELVREMLGKEISKQQQSSDWGAPELSTAQQDYAASDVRYLHDLRDALTQRLVREKRLDMAEACFAFLPHRAELDLIGWPEIDIFAHS, from the coding sequence ATGGCCGTCTATTTGCATGAAGAAGACATTCCCGCTGATGCACTGGGCGACGGTGCGCTGGCGGTCGATACCGAGACCATGGGGCTGAATACTCCGCGCGACCGGCTGTGCCTGGTGCAGATCAGCGATGGCGGCGATGACGAACATCTGGTCCGCTTCACCCCTGACAGCGACTATGCCGCGCCCAATCTCAAGGCGGTTCTCGCCGATCCCGGGCGTATCAAGCTCTATCATTTCGGGCGCTTCGACCTGGCCGCGATCAAATATTATCTCGGCGTCATGGCCGAGCCGGTTTTCTGCACCAAGATCGCGTCGCGGCTGGTGCGCACCTATACCGACCGGCACGGGCTCAAAGAGCTGGTGCGGGAGATGCTCGGCAAGGAGATATCGAAGCAGCAACAGTCGAGCGACTGGGGCGCCCCTGAATTGAGCACGGCGCAGCAGGACTATGCCGCCAGCGATGTGCGCTACCTGCACGATCTGCGCGACGCACTCACCCAGCGGCTGGTGCGCGAAAAGCGGCTGGACATGGCCGAGGCGTGCTTCGCCTTTCTACCGCATCGCGCCGAACTTGATCTGATCGGCTGGCCGGAAATTGATATTTTTGCCCATAGCTAA
- a CDS encoding TerC family protein, with protein sequence MAAIFSIFAEPATWAALAALIAMEVVLGIDNLIFISIITNKMPEGDRPRARFIGIGLALGLRLGLLSLVFIIVQLTTPVFTAFGHGFSWRDMILIAGGLFLVWKATKEIHHNVDFDPAIDDMAEVAKKAEIGFAAAIGQIIMLDLVFSLDSIITAVGMTDHIVIMVIAVLVAVSVMLVAAGPLARFLEQNPTVVMLALAFLFMIGASLIADGFGFHVPKEVIYGAMAFSALVEFLNILARDARRKRAGLTPRLAGGAAPDANTQDNDRDTI encoded by the coding sequence ATTGCCGCGATATTCAGTATTTTTGCCGAACCCGCGACCTGGGCCGCGCTTGCGGCACTGATCGCGATGGAGGTGGTGCTCGGCATCGACAATCTGATCTTTATCTCGATTATCACCAACAAGATGCCTGAAGGTGATCGGCCGCGGGCGCGCTTCATCGGTATCGGCCTGGCGCTCGGCTTGCGGCTCGGGCTGCTCAGCCTGGTGTTCATCATCGTCCAGCTAACAACGCCGGTCTTCACGGCTTTTGGCCATGGATTTTCGTGGCGCGACATGATCCTGATTGCAGGGGGGTTATTCCTGGTGTGGAAGGCGACCAAGGAAATCCATCACAATGTCGATTTTGATCCGGCGATAGATGATATGGCTGAGGTGGCGAAGAAGGCCGAGATCGGTTTCGCCGCCGCGATCGGCCAGATCATCATGCTCGATCTGGTGTTCTCGCTCGACTCGATCATCACTGCGGTTGGCATGACCGATCATATCGTCATCATGGTCATTGCGGTGCTGGTGGCGGTCTCGGTGATGCTGGTCGCGGCCGGACCGCTGGCGCGCTTTCTCGAGCAGAACCCGACCGTGGTGATGCTGGCGCTCGCCTTTCTGTTCATGATCGGCGCCAGCCTGATTGCCGACGGCTTTGGTTTTCATGTGCCCAAAGAGGTCATTTATGGCGCCATGGCGTTTTCGGCGCTGGTCGAGTTTCTCAACATCCTCGCGCGTGATGCACGGCGCAAGCGGGCGGGTCTGACGCCGCGCCTTGCTGGTGGTGCTGCGCCGGATGCAAACACACAGGATAATGACAGGGACACAATCTGA
- a CDS encoding cold-shock protein produces the protein MGFDRGRRGRGRDKRDGFGEDSFDGFPPPGGDFGGGFDNRGGGHRGGGGGYDDRRGGGFDGGQGGGGYNRGGGGGGGGGYNRGGGMPAQVVGEGSGTVKFFNSNKGFGFIQRDGGGDDVFVHISAVERAGLQGLAEGQKLEFTLIDRGGKVSASDLKIDGEIIPVQERSAPPQRELTGERASGTVKFFNSMKGFGFISRDDGEADAFVHISAVERSGLHGLNEGDRLDFDLEVDRRGKYSAVNLVAKTD, from the coding sequence ATGGGTTTTGACAGAGGGCGTCGTGGCCGCGGCCGGGACAAGCGCGATGGATTTGGTGAGGACAGTTTCGACGGCTTCCCTCCACCCGGTGGTGATTTTGGCGGTGGTTTCGACAACCGTGGCGGTGGCCATCGCGGCGGCGGCGGCGGCTATGATGATCGCCGAGGCGGCGGTTTCGATGGTGGCCAGGGCGGCGGCGGTTATAATCGCGGCGGCGGCGGCGGTGGCGGTGGCGGTTATAATCGCGGCGGCGGCATGCCGGCCCAGGTTGTCGGCGAAGGCAGCGGCACGGTAAAATTCTTCAACAGCAACAAGGGCTTCGGCTTTATTCAACGCGATGGCGGCGGCGATGATGTGTTCGTCCATATCAGCGCTGTCGAACGTGCCGGCCTGCAGGGCTTGGCCGAGGGACAGAAGCTGGAATTCACCCTGATCGATCGCGGCGGCAAGGTTTCGGCAAGCGATCTCAAGATCGACGGTGAAATCATCCCGGTACAGGAGCGTTCGGCTCCGCCGCAGCGTGAGCTGACGGGCGAACGCGCCAGCGGCACGGTCAAGTTCTTCAACTCAATGAAAGGCTTCGGCTTTATTTCGCGCGATGATGGCGAAGCTGATGCCTTTGTCCATATTTCCGCCGTGGAGCGTTCGGGCCTGCATGGCCTGAATGAGGGCGACCGACTGGATTTCGATCTGGAAGTTGATCGGCGTGGCAAATATTCGGCGGTCAATCTCGTCGCCAAGACCGACTGA
- a CDS encoding autotransporter domain-containing protein yields MTKSRSVSMRGFRAGAATAAMATMLAAAPAMAIVPNENTDSEAIVDNDDEFAGVGQFFSNSGVDGDTGLGLCTGSLINPRAVLFAAHCVNDLPATAYNDGTRISSFGFNVNNLPAVQEWLAPFIDPDGGFVFNTAGLTADEIAALRPNPLLRQTSVANNLFNISQIQYDPRSLQNPQALGFIEADIAVATLDTPAGNLPTWALLFSILPAPDGIDPVTGTGYNVDIVGFGGTGTALDGPIFGIDFRRRAAENVLGGFLSLDDRNNVIFGPDDPFLPQNLYNLDFDSTTPDDFFFDFNVHQDDPLPNEGTTAGGDSGGPLILRSEDNDITDEELVIGVLSGGSRFFGATPFSSLGTTSFYQPLALFWQYIAEVNPYRYVGTNGGDGNWEDADHWVTLLDPNYRIIDENGNVVNGLPTTPELGLNGTEGDFGGVCVEGIGAPGIGPDECQDVATGIITTPDGDPIDPPADPTEAGSEIFNNRGEADIAQSGNDVIANAEGVEGTVTAETTTTAPVEEAASAEAAAATSEPALGEGLTGVQFAENAPMTTRVEFAEESPNTITVTGSEEAPMADAVEGAEESPMEEGMDPDPDPAPEPLPDPTLANGLPGATGFVPDNVDPGFTEEGDVINGRYFDVTLANAGTTTLSSAVNIDRLTVSGTAGLDVTADGELFTWLGVMQTGGTVNVDGVLSMNSDYSLMAGMLSGSGTIVTPFLTNLTGAIAPGGMDNIGTLTIEGNVILTSGSTLIVDIDNAGNSDTLAVTRGTITETDDIGNPVLDDDGNPNIIPNPDAGNLDLGGIVAFNQLTEFLFNDGDTFTIATAEGDVTNSFNTGFGSAVLGVAFENVTDETTGVTSVNAVFDVNTYASVVDPNSAVQSSFAQLLDQNRANGLTNFADIYRFTEFADAATLGATLEGLAPVTETTNLSVAEMMLNSMTNFYRNRTATAFDSDRGGTVATSGTAVQLASASAMGLPTQGAFAATTSAAQNDTVNDDSGLSSDFALFLSGGFLVGEGVGMPAALTTQDDQYDGFFIAAGLEYLPNENVIIGFSGSYSDVEGNSQAGARADGQLWQGTIYGALRNDSGLTFDGLLSLGSYSTETLRTVTIGTNSFNLSSDDDSLAFAADFGISKDFETKTVLIRPRVGLSYQMIDFGDVQETGGLPALAIQRDRFDTLQGRAGVTATTLRGKAFRPWIRADYVHDFLDRDGSFGANFVGGSGALAPFAIASDDSDWVEAGVGLNYDVGNVTIGVSAETTVGRSDFQNQSYQGSIRFRF; encoded by the coding sequence CGGATTTCGTCTTTTGGCTTCAACGTCAACAATCTTCCCGCGGTCCAGGAATGGCTCGCTCCGTTTATCGATCCTGATGGCGGTTTTGTTTTCAACACGGCCGGCCTGACCGCTGACGAGATTGCCGCGCTGCGCCCCAACCCGCTGCTGCGTCAGACCTCGGTGGCAAATAACCTCTTTAACATCAGCCAGATACAGTATGATCCGCGCTCGCTGCAAAATCCGCAGGCCCTGGGCTTCATCGAGGCGGATATTGCCGTTGCAACCCTTGATACCCCGGCCGGCAATCTCCCGACATGGGCACTGCTGTTTTCGATCCTGCCGGCTCCCGACGGTATCGACCCGGTTACCGGCACCGGTTACAATGTGGACATCGTTGGCTTTGGCGGCACCGGTACGGCTCTTGATGGCCCGATCTTCGGCATCGACTTCCGTCGCCGTGCTGCAGAAAATGTTCTGGGCGGCTTCCTCTCGCTCGATGATCGTAACAATGTAATCTTCGGCCCGGATGATCCGTTCCTGCCGCAGAACCTCTACAATCTCGACTTTGACTCGACCACGCCTGACGACTTCTTCTTTGACTTCAACGTCCACCAGGATGACCCGCTGCCAAATGAAGGCACCACCGCCGGTGGTGACTCCGGCGGCCCGCTCATCCTGCGCTCCGAAGATAATGACATTACCGACGAAGAACTGGTTATCGGCGTTCTGTCCGGTGGTTCGCGCTTCTTCGGTGCCACTCCGTTCAGCTCGCTCGGCACCACCAGCTTCTATCAGCCGCTGGCGCTCTTCTGGCAGTATATCGCCGAGGTTAACCCTTATCGCTATGTCGGCACCAATGGCGGCGACGGCAACTGGGAAGATGCCGATCACTGGGTAACGCTGCTTGATCCGAACTACCGGATCATCGATGAGAACGGCAATGTCGTGAATGGCCTGCCGACCACGCCGGAGCTTGGCCTGAACGGCACCGAGGGTGACTTTGGTGGCGTCTGCGTCGAAGGCATTGGCGCCCCGGGCATCGGTCCCGATGAGTGTCAGGACGTAGCGACCGGCATCATTACCACTCCGGACGGTGACCCGATCGATCCGCCGGCAGATCCTACGGAAGCCGGCTCCGAGATCTTCAACAATCGCGGTGAAGCCGACATTGCCCAGTCGGGCAACGATGTCATCGCCAATGCCGAAGGCGTTGAAGGTACCGTCACTGCGGAGACGACAACAACCGCTCCGGTTGAAGAGGCTGCGTCGGCTGAAGCTGCCGCTGCAACCTCCGAACCGGCTCTTGGTGAAGGCCTGACCGGTGTTCAGTTTGCCGAAAACGCACCGATGACCACCCGCGTCGAATTTGCGGAAGAATCGCCGAACACGATCACTGTCACCGGTTCGGAAGAAGCGCCGATGGCGGATGCCGTTGAAGGTGCCGAAGAGAGCCCGATGGAAGAGGGCATGGATCCGGATCCTGATCCTGCGCCGGAACCGCTGCCCGATCCGACGCTGGCCAATGGCCTGCCGGGTGCGACCGGTTTCGTTCCCGATAATGTTGACCCCGGCTTCACCGAGGAAGGTGATGTCATCAACGGTCGTTATTTTGACGTGACCCTCGCCAATGCAGGCACCACGACGCTGAGCAGCGCGGTCAATATCGACCGTCTGACCGTCTCGGGTACTGCCGGTCTTGACGTCACCGCCGATGGTGAGCTGTTCACCTGGCTCGGCGTGATGCAGACAGGCGGCACCGTGAATGTCGACGGCGTATTGAGCATGAACAGCGACTATTCGCTTATGGCGGGTATGCTGTCGGGCTCGGGTACCATTGTGACGCCGTTCCTCACCAACCTCACCGGCGCTATTGCACCGGGTGGCATGGACAATATCGGTACGCTGACGATCGAAGGTAATGTTATCCTGACATCGGGCAGCACGCTCATTGTCGATATCGACAATGCCGGCAATTCCGATACCCTTGCGGTGACCCGCGGCACGATCACGGAAACCGATGATATCGGCAATCCGGTTCTGGATGATGACGGTAATCCGAACATCATTCCCAATCCGGATGCAGGTAATCTGGATCTTGGCGGCATTGTCGCCTTTAACCAGCTCACCGAGTTCCTGTTCAACGATGGTGACACCTTCACCATTGCGACGGCAGAGGGTGATGTCACCAACAGCTTCAACACCGGCTTCGGCAGTGCTGTTCTGGGTGTGGCGTTCGAAAATGTCACCGATGAGACCACCGGTGTAACCTCAGTCAATGCGGTGTTCGACGTCAACACCTATGCTTCGGTTGTCGACCCCAACTCTGCGGTACAGTCCTCATTCGCACAGCTGCTTGATCAGAACCGTGCAAACGGCCTGACCAACTTTGCGGATATCTATCGCTTCACCGAGTTTGCTGATGCGGCAACGCTGGGTGCAACGCTGGAAGGTCTGGCTCCGGTCACGGAGACGACCAATCTCAGCGTAGCGGAGATGATGCTGAACAGCATGACCAACTTCTACCGCAACCGTACGGCCACGGCATTTGACAGCGATCGTGGCGGCACAGTCGCTACCAGCGGCACCGCGGTACAGCTGGCTTCGGCAAGCGCCATGGGTCTGCCGACCCAGGGAGCATTTGCGGCGACCACCTCGGCGGCGCAGAATGATACGGTCAATGACGACAGCGGCCTGTCTTCGGACTTCGCGCTGTTCCTCTCGGGTGGCTTCCTGGTGGGTGAAGGCGTCGGCATGCCGGCAGCACTCACCACGCAGGATGACCAATATGACGGCTTCTTTATCGCAGCCGGTCTGGAATATCTGCCTAACGAGAATGTCATAATCGGCTTCTCCGGTTCGTACAGCGATGTCGAAGGCAATTCGCAGGCAGGTGCCCGTGCAGACGGTCAGCTGTGGCAGGGCACCATCTACGGCGCATTGCGCAACGATAGTGGCCTGACTTTTGACGGTCTGCTGAGCCTCGGTAGCTACAGCACCGAAACCTTGCGAACAGTCACCATCGGTACCAACAGCTTCAACCTCAGCAGCGATGATGACAGCCTGGCCTTTGCAGCCGACTTCGGTATCTCGAAAGACTTTGAGACCAAGACCGTGCTGATCCGTCCGCGTGTCGGTCTGAGCTATCAGATGATCGACTTTGGTGACGTTCAGGAAACCGGTGGTCTTCCGGCTCTGGCCATCCAGCGTGATCGCTTCGATACGCTGCAGGGCCGTGCCGGTGTCACTGCGACCACGCTCAGGGGCAAGGCCTTCCGTCCATGGATCCGTGCTGACTATGTCCACGACTTCCTGGATCGCGACGGCAGCTTCGGCGCCAACTTTGTTGGCGGCAGCGGCGCCCTGGCACCGTTCGCCATCGCGTCGGATGACAGCGACTGGGTCGAAGCCGGCGTTGGCCTGAACTATGACGTCGGCAATGTGACCATCGGTGTTTCGGCAGAAACCACCGTCGGTCGCAGCGACTTCCAGAACCAGTCCTATCAGGGCAGCATCCGCTTCCGCTTCTAA